The window CTGCCAGTGGTGAACCCGCGCTTTACGATGATATCTCCTCGTCGTCTTAAGGAAATGGGATTCAACGCTCTGATCACCAATTCATACATCATACGTAATGACCCTGCGATGAGAGAAAGAGCCCTTTCAGAGGGGCTCCACAGCATGCTTGATTATGATGGGGTCATCATGACCGATTCCGGTACATTCCAAAGCCACATGTATGGAGAAGTAGAGGTGAGCAATGCGGAAATCGTCAGTTTTCAAAGGCAGGTCGGCAGCGATATTGGCACGGTGCTGGACATCTTTTCCGAGCCTGAATGGGGTCATGATAGAGCGGCCCAGGCTGTAAAGACTACCTTGGAGCGCACCGCAGAAGCTGCCGAGATAAAAGGAAAAATGCTTCTGGCAGGGGTGGTGCAAGGATCCACCTTTGCTGATTTGCGCACCGCGTGCGCCAAAGGTTTGTCCCGCTTACCAGTGGACATCTTTCCCATAGGCGGAGTAGTGCCATTGATGGAAAGATATCGCTTCTCAGAACTGATTGATATCATCGTGGCCTCTAAAATGGGCCTATCACCTGACAGGCCAGTGCATCTCTTCGGTGCAGGTCATCCCATGATATTCTCTCTGGCAATACTACTAGGGTGCGACATGTTCGATTCCGCCTCCTACGCCAAATTCGCCAAAGACGGACGCATGATGTTCCCCGAGGGGACTTACCATCTAGAGGATATGAAGGGACTGGATTGCAACTGCCCTGCCTGTCAAAATCATACCATCGATTCGCTTATGGAGTTGCCAGAAGATGAAAGAATGGAAGTTCTAGCTCTTCACAACCTTTACATTTCGAAAAAAGAGATTGAGAGATGCAAGAGGGCGTTGCTGGAGGGTTCACTGTGGGAGTTGGTGGAACAGCGCTGTCGAGCTCATCCAGCATTACTGGACGCGTTGCGCACAATAGCTCGGTACAAGTCTTATCTGGAAAGATATGAGCCATTGAGCCGCGAGGGAGCCTTTTTTTACACCGGACCAGAATCCTTGGATCGGCCAGCAGCTCTGCGATATGAGAAGAGATATTTCGAGCGATACCAAAGACCTGCTGAGGCCGAGATCGCCATCGTTTTTGAAGAGGGGGAAAGGCCATACTCGCGCCACTATTCCCAAGAGATAACTCAGCTATCGCAACTATCCAACATACATTTCCTCATAATGTCTCCCTTCGGCCCCGTGCCATTAGAACTGGACGAGATCTATCCTATCTCTCAGTCCGTCTTCCCCCGAATAACCGATCTAGTAATGAATGATAGAATCCGCCTTCTGATGGAGCGCTTCTCTCATGTGCACCAATATGGGCTCTCGATTTTATATGAAGGGGAGAGCACTCTGCAGATGGTATCTTCTCTGGGTGATAAAGGGAAGGCTATCGACTTCGACCTGGCTCGAGTCCGCGCCGTGGCCGATTACCAATTCGGAAGAGGGGCTGCTGACATTCTTCTGGAAGGTCGGATAGAGCTGACAAAGTCCAAGAACACTGACCGCATTAGAAATGTGTCTGTTGATGGAGAACATGTCCTCTCGATGAGGGCCACGGATGGTTTTTTCACCCTTCGCCCGGCCGGTGCCAAAAGGCTTCTGGCAGGATTCGCGCCACCTAGATTTAGGGTAATGGTGGATAGGGACAGCGCCGCATTTAACCGGGAAGGAAAGAACGTTTTCTGCCAATTCGTGAAGGATTGCGACCCGCAATTGATCCCAATGGATGAAGCAATAGTTGTGGATGAAGAGGATAGGTTGGTAGCGATCGGCCGAGTCATGCTTGTGGCTGAAGAGATGCTTCAGATGAAAAAAGGACTAGCTGTCAAGGTTAGGGAGGGGGTCAGGGCCTGAGCCGATTCTCACCGTTTGCTCCGCCACCCTAAGACATGACAAAAGATCCTCTAAAGTGTTGAGCATTGATGGTGCCGAGTGCGACTTGACGTCAATGATCAATTCCCGGCCTCTTACTTCCGCCTCGGCGAATTTCCCGTTGTCCAATGAGACGGATCGAGCGATGTTCTTAGCATGGTCCTCAGTCTCGTACTCGAAAACCAACCTGCATCGCAACTGCATGAACGAACATTCGACTTTATGTTAAATGCCTTTCGTATCGCACTCGAACGTCTGCGAACAAGTTTTATCTATGGACCAGAACAGATTCTAAATCAGTAATGGGAGGGAATAGATGGATTTAGTAGAGGCCATTGAGAAAAGATGTAGCGTGCGCGCTTTCACCGAGGAAGATGTACCAGAAAGATTGATTGAGGAGATGTTGAGATTGGGCAACCTGGCCCCCTCTGCGGGCAATCTCCAGTCCCGAGATTTCATAGTGGTTCGCGATAAGGATATGAAAGCGAAGTTGGCCAAGGCGGCATTCGGTCAGGAATTCGTGGAGAAGGCCCCAGTGGTCGTGGTATGCTGCGCTAACCTAGCACGAGTGAGGAATTATGGTTCTAGAGGAACGGATCTATATTGTCTGCAGGATGTGGCCGCCAGCGTGGAAAACATGATGTTATTCTTGACCTCCCAGGGATACGGTTCATGCTGGGTAGGGGCATTCGACGAACTGCAAGTGGCCAAGCTCCTTGGTATTCCTGAGAAGGTAAGACCGGTAGTCCTTCTACCATTGGGACGTCCTTTGGAGCCTCCACGAAAGACACCTCGTCTCAAAATGGAGGCGATCGTCCATCGAGAGAAATGGTGAGAGGTAGCCCCGGGCAGATTCGAACTGCCGTCGCTGGCTCCAAAGGCCAGCATGATTGACCACTACACCACGGGGCTGCGCACCCTCGATTATCTATCCTGTATTAAAGATTAGGTGCATTAATAGTATGAAAGGGGAAAAGAAAAGGAATGAGCCCTTGTCCCCGATTTTCTATTTTTTAACACGGACCTATTTCATGCCATGATGAATGAGGTGTCAATCTATGATCTTGCCCCACAAGTGAGTAGGGGCGCTTCCCGTTATGAGCAGATTGCACTTTGAGCCAAGTGGTAGGCGATTCGTTACGACTATGGGAATATAACGGTCATCTCTGAATATCGTGGTTCCGTTCTTGCCTTCTTCCACGGCCACAGCCGTAAGTTTCTCGCCGATCTTGGACGCGTTCTCCTCGCTGGCGATCTGGAAGCGCAATCGAGCCAGCTGACGCGAACGCTCCTTGGCGATACGGCTCACCACCTGTTCTTTGAACGCCGCTGCGCTGGTACCAGGCCGGGGTGAGAATCTAGTGATGTTGACGATGTTGGGACGGATCCTTCGCATCAAATCCATGCTAGCGGCATGATCCTCATCAGTCTCACCAGGAAATCCGACGATGATATCCGTGGAAAGAGTCAACCCTGATATTTCAGAGCGGAATAACCATACCTGCTGCTCGAATTCACGTACGCTGTATCTACGATTCATTCGACTTAGCAATCTGTCAGATCCAGTCTGCACCGGGAGATGTAAGAACTTATAGACTTTTGGGTTATGGAAGGCCAGCATTAAAGGTTTCATTATGCTGCGCAAGGTATCAGGGTTCATCATCCCCACACGAACCTTAAAATCTCCTGGGATGCGGGTGATGCGATGAAGTAGCTCAGGCAGATCAGTTCCGATATCACGCCCATAACTTGCGGTGTCCTGCGCTGTGAGCAGGATCTCTTTGCTTCCTGCTTTGATTGCAGCGAGAACTTCCTCTTCGATCATTTCCATAGGTCGGCTGTCCAACCCTCCCCGTGCTTTTTTAGTAATACAATAAGAACAATTCCCCAAGCATCCTTGGGCAATAGGGACGATAGCGGTCAGGGGATGATCGTCATAATTTTTCGCCTGATGGCGAAAATCTCCGAACTTAGTCATGATTTCATTTTCGAAGCTATCATAATTCCTTGGGGATAGAATCAAAGCTCTTGGAAATTCTTTGAAAAGCTCATCGGACATCACCGAAGCCATGCAGCCAGTGATAACTAGCTTCTTTTTTTGTTTATCGAGGTATCTCAATCGCTTCAATATCTTGAGTTCTGTCGCTTTAATCACCACGCACGTGTTAATCACTGCTATATCCGCATCCTCAGGCACTCCGACTATTTCATAGCCTAATTGAGCCAGGCGGCGCTGGAGGTCACGACCCTCACCCTGATTCATGGTGCAACCGTAGGTCTCGACGCAAGCCTTCACGCTATTCTCCAAATAACTCAGGATATTTAGCATTATGAGTGATTTGCTCTGATGAGGAAACTTAAGACTTAAATCATGGATTAACTCAACGAAGGTTAATTATGCAGCTCACTCTTTCAATCAAAATAGATCATTTTCAGAACATGATAAATTTTTAAAATTTATGCGCGAAATTTCAATTGAGAAGCGAATTAATATTTCGTAGTGATGATATTTAATGTATCAGTTATATTTGCTCCTTTATAAAATCACAAATCAAATTTCGATTTTCCACCGGCCAATTTTAAATCTTCAATGCTTGCCGAGCTCATTCATAGAAAAAGCGAAAAAATAATGAGATTGACCAGTTAGGACAAACAGATAACTGGAATAGGAAATCTTAAAGAGGAGGGAAAAGCGGAACTCTATCTTAAATCCATCTTATCAGTAAATGGATTTAATGCAAATAGATTCCATGGATGGACGGGAAGCGTTCGAGGTCAGACCAAAATGTCACCTCTTTTTCGATTGTTTTTAAGCTAAGCAGAGGGTAAAATAGAGACCAACGCTTCTTGTATTTTGTTTGAATGTATATGTTTGCAACTAATTAATCGATATGCCCAAAGGTTTATTTTTGAAATCTTGCGATTGGCCATCATTAGGTTGCCATTTTTTTATCTGCGATGTTGAAGAAAAGGTTTCGTTCATATACCGCTCTAGCTGATTCCAGGTCAGGTGTGGAAAAAAATGCCCTTCGTTCATGAGAACACCTGGGGAAGCTTCGCCTCACGAAATGCTGAAGAAGAGCTACATGCGAAATTTGAGAATGCTGTCGATACTTTATTGGAAGAAATCCGTTGCAAGCGTACTAAATTCTTCAACCGCGTTGGAGAGGAGAGAAGAGAAGCAATTTCATATTTTGATTCATTTAGTCCAATCGACATCGATCTTGTGATGGGAAGATTTCCACTAGGCACATGCGAAGATGTAGAAGAGGCTGTGAAAGCGGCCGCGCGCGCCTTCAACGATTGGAGACGCACCGATTTGAAAGAGAGAATTCGAATTTTGCGGAAAGCTGCGGATATCATCCGTAAAGAGAAGTTCAAAATCGCTGCACTTTTAACTTTGGCCAATGGGAAGGTTCGAAGAGAGGCCATTGGTGAGGTGGACATGGGGGTGGATTACATCGAATATTACACTCACGAAATGGAAAGGAACAATGGGTACAATCGTCAAATGCCTTCCCCGTCTGCTAACGAGGACGCTAGTAATGTGTTCCTTCCTTATGGTCCATGGGCTGTGATATGCCCCTTCAATTTTCCCTTTGGCATATCCATGACGATGATAGTAGGAACCTTGCTCACCGGGAACACCGCCATCATCAAACCCTCTTCCATAAACCCAGTGGTCTGCCATGCATTATACGACGTTCTTATTCGAGCAGGAGTTCCCGAAGGAGTATTGAACTTGATTACAGGTCCTGGCAATACAGTGGGGGAAACGCTAATCAAGCACGAGCAAATCCAAGGCGTGGTATTCACAGGCTCCAAGGATGTAGGCTATGCCATACTCAAACATATTTCTGATAGGGAATACCCCATCCCAGTCATCCTGGAACTAGGAGGCAAGAATGCCGCGATAATTTCTGACAAAGCGGATCTGCAAAAAGCAGTACGTGGTGTGGTCTCATCGGCGTTTGGATATAGCGGTCAGAAATGCGTGGCCTGCTCGCGCGCATATATCCATTCCACTATATTCGATAGTTTTGTTGAGATGCTCATTAGGGAGACAGAATCGTTCAAGGTTGACGACCCGCGCCTGCGACATGCCCGAACGGGGCCCTTGATAAACGAGGAGGCTTTAAGGAAATTCGAGCATGCGGTCTCTCAGGCTGTAAAAGATGGGAAAATATTGACGGGAGGACATAGGCGGGTGGAGGGGTCGTTGTCCAAAGGATGGTATGTCGAGCCCACCGTGGTAGCGGGGCTGAATGATTCTCACGATCTAGTTAAGACGGAGCTTTTCCTGCCCTTCCTTTGCGTGCAAGAATATCGGTCGTTAGAAGATGCCGTGAGGCGGGCCAATGCTGTGCCCTATGGTCTCACCGCTGGCATTTATAGCGAAGATAAAAAGGAAGTGGATTATTTCCTTGATAATATCCAAAGTGGAATGGTCTTTGTCAACGGCATCAGAGGCGCGACGAACGGGGCCATCATCGGAACGCATTCATTTGGAGGGTGGAAGGGGAGCGGTTCTACGGGAAGAGGGTCTGGGGACATATATTATCTGATGCAATTCATGAGGCAGCAGGGAAGAGCGATAGGGCGCTAGCACAGTTCCCCTTAAACAATATGCATTCATGGGGCGATCATTGAAATACTATTTTGATCTCCATATCCTCCAGCTTTTTAAGAAGCTCTATCTGCTTCTTGATATCAACCGGCTCAAAAAGAAGAGTGTCAATCGGCCCCCAAAGGGCCACCCAACCGATGATATAGAAGCCTTCACTAATGGCTCTCCAAATTATCCTATTGCTTTCTATCAATTGATCCGAAGAGAAAAGAATTCCCAGACTGGTGCAAAGAATCAGGATGAGTAATGAATAAGGTATCATGCGCAATCCCTTTCTACGGATGCGACGTAGCCGGTTCTTGTTGTCCCGAATCAATTTTTCAGAGTACCTATGAAGCATCTCCTTCACCTGGCTCTCGGTGTCCTCGGTTACCTTATTCGATGGCATTCTTAGGACCAATGTTAATCTAGACCTCATCCAGAAACGATCCGTTCTGAAGTTGTTCAGCATCCGTTCCATAACCGATTGCCCCAGAAAGTCCATTGGGCGTGACGAATAGGGATCTTTTTCAGGGGGCAGCATTAGATACTTTAGGTCATCGACCTCGATTTCGAATATCTGCTGATGTTTCAAATCAATGAATGATTCTTTCCTACTTTCCTTCACGAACCGCCCCCTTGGTTGCTCCACACATAAATATCAAGATTAATGTTCTCCCTTTGACAATAAGAGGCGCAGACTTATAATTAATATTGGATTGAGAACAATTTATAATCTATAATTTCATTGGATAAATAGATTCCACCTTTTCTAACTTGACTTAGTTTAATGAGATTCGGTGAATTGTGCCTTAGATGGTGCTCATTCTATCATAAGTTCCATATCCTCGCTACAGTAGATGCCTAATTTTCCAGCATCGAGCCTTCTAACTTAGGGTAAGTTTCCCTCATAGCTTGATTGGCTCAAAAAATCAATGGCCAAACCAGGCTTATCCAGAGTAGGCCACCAAGAAGAGTGTTGACATAGGGGAGGAGCCAATAAGCGCGTTCTATCTTCAAATCTTTAAAGACCAAAAGAGCCACGGGAAACGCAGGATAGGTCAATGATAAGAACGAGAGGGGATGGAATTGAGCTAAGAAGATGACTATGGCGGCCAATATAGACCACCATATGGCGCAAAGGGCCAAAGATCTTCGCTCCCCCAAGAGAACCGCGCCTGTGCGGATTCCCGCCTCTTTATCATACTTGATGTCAGGAATGGCTGAGAACAGATGCATGGCGTACACATGAGCAAAGCCCCCGAGCATTATCAAGAGCGAAGGTAGCTCCTCTGAGGCCAAGTAATATCCGAAAATCCCCGGCATGATGTATAAGAAATTAGAGGCGGAGTCAAGGAAAGGTACCCCTTTGAATCTGAGGGGGGGCGCTGAATAGAAATAGGAGAGCAATAGAAAAGAGCTCATCAACAATCTTTCCATCCAGTCCTGAAAGAGCATGAGAATGAGCGATAAAACCAATACTGTAAGAACGATGATTATCAATGAACGTCTATGGCTTATGTCCAATCGAACCTCTTTGACATCTTTTTTAGGATTCCTTCTATCCGTTTCCTCATCCCATAAATCGTTAACGCCATAGATGAAAAGGTTGGCAGGGAAGAAGAAATAGAACAAATATGCATAATACCAGGGGTTGAAGAAAATTTCTAAAGAGGATGCCCCTAGTGCAAAGCCAACTACGTACGTTCCTCCAGTATAGATCCAGAAACGGAATCGGGAGACCTTGAAAGCGAACCTAAGCGCCTCGAGCGAAGGCATCCCAGACCTCAATCTGCTATGCAGCTTATCTCCTGGCCATGTTGTGGCCTAGAGAGTCGATTTAAAGCATATCCAGTCATGATTCTTGGAATGGAGGGCTTCACCTTCTTACGGTAAACCACAAACGGATCTCTCATTATTCTCATGGCAGTGAAGTTGTACATGTCGGAGGCGGTCATTATTGGCAGCCTATATTTCCAAGGTATGAAGTGAAAGCCGCGCAAAGCCTCCCCCTGCCACTTGCAATATTGGCAAAGCTGGGCGCGGATGAAGCGGCGGAAGGCTTTGGGATCGGCGCGAGCATGCTCTTCTTTTAGCGACGGTAGGCCGAACTCTTGGAGAGATTCCTCGGGAAAATATTGTCGGCCCAATGTCAGGTCCTCATTTATGTCTCTTATGAAATTGATATACTGCATAGCTCGGCCTAGCATTCGAGCGTAATGATCCGCAGCTTTGGTCAGCCCCATTATGCGAGACATGAAGAGGCCTATGACCTCAGCACTCCCGTAGAGATACACCTTGAGGTCATCCAGTGTGCGGTAGCTTCTCACATGCAAGTCCATTTCCATGGAGCGCAAGAACGCCTCTGCCCACTCTGCCTCAAACCCTTTCCTAAGCGATAGATCCACGAATGAATCGATCACCAGATCATTTGCCGGCTCTCCCTTCAGGGCACGCCTATACCTTTCGCAAAATTCTAAGAAACCAGCTCTATTCTGCGGAATGACATCGACCAGATCATCCGCCACCCTCACGAATGAATATAGACGAAAGATGTCATCCTTCACCTCACGAGGGAAGAACATAGTGCTGTAGAAATAAGTCTTCGAGCCTTTCTTGAATATGGCATGAAGTTCCTGCTCGACCATGCTATTTCCTCCCTAAGGACTGGGCTATCTCATTGGCCACGATGGTGGAGGATATCAACGTCATAGGAACTCCTATTCCCGGATGACAATATTGGCCAGTGTAGAATAGATTCTTTACCTTCTTCGAGGAGTGGGATGGCCGGAATAAAGCCGTTTGCCGAATGGTATGGGTCAATCCTAAAGCGGTTCCCTTGAAAGCATTATACCGAGCAGCGAAATCCTTGATGCAAAAGATCCTCTTGGTGACCACGTGGCCTATTATGTCGTCTCCTATCGTGCTCCCCAACCGCTTAAGGATTTTCAAATAGAATTTATCCCTTAAGGCTTCGGTGTCATCAATATAAGATGATAAAGGAACGAGAATAAATAAGGCATCGCAACCTTTAGGGGCTGCCGTTAGATCTGTTCGAGATGGCACATTTACATAATAGGAAGGGTTCTCAGGCCAGGCCGCTTTAGATTTGTCGAAGATTACATCGAACCCTTCCGCCCAATCCTTCTCAAGGAAGAGTGTGTGATGTGCCAATTCCTTGAATTGTGTGTCCACCCCTACATAGGCTACGAATGCCGATGGAGCCAGGGTCCTTTTCTCCCAATATCTCTCATCATAAGTACGATACTCTGGCTTGAGCATTTTCAATTCCGAATGGGCATAATCCGCGTTCACCACCACAGAATCTGTACGATATGTATCCCTTATTGTGGTGATCCCCTCGACCTTTCTGTCCTTAACATTAATTCTTTCCACTTCTTCATTGAGGCGAATCTCCGCTCCAAAACTTTGAGCCAAGTCTGCCACGGTGGATGCGACCTTACGCATTCCCCCGGCCGGATACCAAACACCGAGATTGAAATCTATATGAGACATTATATGATAGAGAGCGGGTGTGTTCTTGGGGCTCCCTCCTAAGAATCCGATACTGTATTCGACTATCTTTCGCGCCTCATCACTTTGAAAATGCTCGTTCACGAATGACTCTAAGGACTTGAAGACCGGGACTTTCCGTCCTTGGGTTATGAGCTTCGTGTCTAGCAGGTCGGTGAAACGCCGATAGTCTCGATATAAGAGATCCCTTACGGCGAGCTCATAGATCTCCTTGGCTGAAGCCAGATATCTACGGAGCTTATCAGCACCGTTTGTCTCCAACTCATCGAAAAGTTTGAAATTCTTCTCCAGCTCGGCATGAATATCGATTACTTTTCCTCCATCAAAGAAAATACGATATGATGGATCTAACCGATAGAGATAGAACAAATCCTCAGGCTTCTTCTTGAAATTCGCATAGAACCTTTCGAACACATCTGGCATAAGATACCAAGATGGCCCCATGTCAAAAGTGAAGCCTTTATCACTATGATATGAGGCCCTGCCTCCCACCATCTCGTTCTTCTCAAATACCTGAACCTTATGCCCTTCTTTGGCCAATAGCGCGGCTGCAGAAAGACCTCCGAAGCCAGCGCCGATTACTTTAATGTCCAAATATACCCTCCTTCAAAATGGTTTTACGACATTTCGACTAAATTGGCATAAAAACTAGGTGAGCATTCCTATATTAAAGTTTATTATAACTTCTTCAAATCCAATTTTTGTATCTAATTTAAGCTTTTTAAATATTAAAATGATTTTTGATAATATAATATTTTAAATAAATTAAAATTATTATAAATAAAAAAATATATTATCCTTAAACCAATACCATCACTTGGCCCATAAACACTCGCTATTATAAAAAACTGAAATACTAATTTTACCATTTGAATACATATTTTTTGTTATTCCCTAATTTTTAAATACGATTAAATTTAAACTGAAACGATCTTGACTTTGACTTCTTAGTTTGCCCTCAAGAGGAGAATATGTGCAGAGATAGCTAGACCAATCAGGACGATTAAGATCATTATAATAACTTCATCGATGAAGAAGACAATGGTTATGGACATTGCCCCCCAAAGCAATAACAAGCTGGTCGCCTTGACGGAATAGCTGATTCCCTCGCCTTTTTCATAAGCTCTTATGTAAGCCCCCAAATATTTGTGCCGTAGAATCAAAGTATGAAGTTTTCTGGATCCCCGAGAATAGCAAAAGGCCGCGAAAAGAAGGAAAGGAGTTGTGGGGAGCAACGGTATAATGATGCCCATAATTCCGATGGCGAGAGAAATCGTACCTATTCCGATCCAGAATCCACTTTTCCACCGACTCGGTTCTGACATTAAGTAATCAATCAAGGTTGGATGGTTAATGACCCTTTCTTTACCTCTTCTTCAATCGACTTACAGTGGAACGGACTGGGAATTATCATGTGATTGAATTATAGGGCAGAGATTTCTTTTGGTGGAAAAGTACTATTAATTAGTATAATAATATATATTTTATTAAAAATAATTATTTGAACTTCATATTATTAAATAGAAGAAGAATAAATCGATTACAAATAAATAGAAAAATTTAATAAATTGAAAGTTGAAAATATCCTGATATATGGATTTTGAAAAATTAATTGTGAAA of the Methanomassiliicoccales archaeon genome contains:
- a CDS encoding prenyltransferase, which translates into the protein MPSLEALRFAFKVSRFRFWIYTGGTYVVGFALGASSLEIFFNPWYYAYLFYFFFPANLFIYGVNDLWDEETDRRNPKKDVKEVRLDISHRRSLIIIVLTVLVLSLILMLFQDWMERLLMSSFLLLSYFYSAPPLRFKGVPFLDSASNFLYIMPGIFGYYLASEELPSLLIMLGGFAHVYAMHLFSAIPDIKYDKEAGIRTGAVLLGERRSLALCAIWWSILAAIVIFLAQFHPLSFLSLTYPAFPVALLVFKDLKIERAYWLLPYVNTLLGGLLWISLVWPLIF
- a CDS encoding YbaN family protein, coding for MSEPSRWKSGFWIGIGTISLAIGIMGIIIPLLPTTPFLLFAAFCYSRGSRKLHTLILRHKYLGAYIRAYEKGEGISYSVKATSLLLLWGAMSITIVFFIDEVIIMILIVLIGLAISAHILLLRAN
- a CDS encoding aldehyde dehydrogenase family protein: MPFVHENTWGSFASRNAEEELHAKFENAVDTLLEEIRCKRTKFFNRVGEERREAISYFDSFSPIDIDLVMGRFPLGTCEDVEEAVKAAARAFNDWRRTDLKERIRILRKAADIIRKEKFKIAALLTLANGKVRREAIGEVDMGVDYIEYYTHEMERNNGYNRQMPSPSANEDASNVFLPYGPWAVICPFNFPFGISMTMIVGTLLTGNTAIIKPSSINPVVCHALYDVLIRAGVPEGVLNLITGPGNTVGETLIKHEQIQGVVFTGSKDVGYAILKHISDREYPIPVILELGGKNAAIISDKADLQKAVRGVVSSAFGYSGQKCVACSRAYIHSTIFDSFVEMLIRETESFKVDDPRLRHARTGPLINEEALRKFEHAVSQAVKDGKILTGGHRRVEGSLSKGWYVEPTVVAGLNDSHDLVKTELFLPFLCVQEYRSLEDAVRRANAVPYGLTAGIYSEDKKEVDYFLDNIQSGMVFVNGIRGATNGAIIGTHSFGGWKGSGSTGRGSGDIYYLMQFMRQQGRAIGR
- the crtI gene encoding phytoene desaturase family protein — its product is MDIKVIGAGFGGLSAAALLAKEGHKVQVFEKNEMVGGRASYHSDKGFTFDMGPSWYLMPDVFERFYANFKKKPEDLFYLYRLDPSYRIFFDGGKVIDIHAELEKNFKLFDELETNGADKLRRYLASAKEIYELAVRDLLYRDYRRFTDLLDTKLITQGRKVPVFKSLESFVNEHFQSDEARKIVEYSIGFLGGSPKNTPALYHIMSHIDFNLGVWYPAGGMRKVASTVADLAQSFGAEIRLNEEVERINVKDRKVEGITTIRDTYRTDSVVVNADYAHSELKMLKPEYRTYDERYWEKRTLAPSAFVAYVGVDTQFKELAHHTLFLEKDWAEGFDVIFDKSKAAWPENPSYYVNVPSRTDLTAAPKGCDALFILVPLSSYIDDTEALRDKFYLKILKRLGSTIGDDIIGHVVTKRIFCIKDFAARYNAFKGTALGLTHTIRQTALFRPSHSSKKVKNLFYTGQYCHPGIGVPMTLISSTIVANEIAQSLGRK
- a CDS encoding phytoene/squalene synthase family protein; amino-acid sequence: MVEQELHAIFKKGSKTYFYSTMFFPREVKDDIFRLYSFVRVADDLVDVIPQNRAGFLEFCERYRRALKGEPANDLVIDSFVDLSLRKGFEAEWAEAFLRSMEMDLHVRSYRTLDDLKVYLYGSAEVIGLFMSRIMGLTKAADHYARMLGRAMQYINFIRDINEDLTLGRQYFPEESLQEFGLPSLKEEHARADPKAFRRFIRAQLCQYCKWQGEALRGFHFIPWKYRLPIMTASDMYNFTAMRIMRDPFVVYRKKVKPSIPRIMTGYALNRLSRPQHGQEISCIAD
- a CDS encoding tRNA (N(6)-L-threonylcarbamoyladenosine(37)-C(2))-methylthiotransferase, whose translation is MKACVETYGCTMNQGEGRDLQRRLAQLGYEIVGVPEDADIAVINTCVVIKATELKILKRLRYLDKQKKKLVITGCMASVMSDELFKEFPRALILSPRNYDSFENEIMTKFGDFRHQAKNYDDHPLTAIVPIAQGCLGNCSYCITKKARGGLDSRPMEMIEEEVLAAIKAGSKEILLTAQDTASYGRDIGTDLPELLHRITRIPGDFKVRVGMMNPDTLRSIMKPLMLAFHNPKVYKFLHLPVQTGSDRLLSRMNRRYSVREFEQQVWLFRSEISGLTLSTDIIVGFPGETDEDHAASMDLMRRIRPNIVNITRFSPRPGTSAAAFKEQVVSRIAKERSRQLARLRFQIASEENASKIGEKLTAVAVEEGKNGTTIFRDDRYIPIVVTNRLPLGSKCNLLITGSAPTHLWGKIID
- a CDS encoding nitroreductase family protein, yielding MDLVEAIEKRCSVRAFTEEDVPERLIEEMLRLGNLAPSAGNLQSRDFIVVRDKDMKAKLAKAAFGQEFVEKAPVVVVCCANLARVRNYGSRGTDLYCLQDVAASVENMMLFLTSQGYGSCWVGAFDELQVAKLLGIPEKVRPVVLLPLGRPLEPPRKTPRLKMEAIVHREKW
- a CDS encoding KEOPS complex subunit Pcc1, with translation MQLRCRLVFEYETEDHAKNIARSVSLDNGKFAEAEVRGRELIIDVKSHSAPSMLNTLEDLLSCLRVAEQTVRIGSGPDPLPNLDS
- the tgtA gene encoding tRNA guanosine(15) transglycosylase TgtA, producing the protein LPVVNPRFTMISPRRLKEMGFNALITNSYIIRNDPAMRERALSEGLHSMLDYDGVIMTDSGTFQSHMYGEVEVSNAEIVSFQRQVGSDIGTVLDIFSEPEWGHDRAAQAVKTTLERTAEAAEIKGKMLLAGVVQGSTFADLRTACAKGLSRLPVDIFPIGGVVPLMERYRFSELIDIIVASKMGLSPDRPVHLFGAGHPMIFSLAILLGCDMFDSASYAKFAKDGRMMFPEGTYHLEDMKGLDCNCPACQNHTIDSLMELPEDERMEVLALHNLYISKKEIERCKRALLEGSLWELVEQRCRAHPALLDALRTIARYKSYLERYEPLSREGAFFYTGPESLDRPAALRYEKRYFERYQRPAEAEIAIVFEEGERPYSRHYSQEITQLSQLSNIHFLIMSPFGPVPLELDEIYPISQSVFPRITDLVMNDRIRLLMERFSHVHQYGLSILYEGESTLQMVSSLGDKGKAIDFDLARVRAVADYQFGRGAADILLEGRIELTKSKNTDRIRNVSVDGEHVLSMRATDGFFTLRPAGAKRLLAGFAPPRFRVMVDRDSAAFNREGKNVFCQFVKDCDPQLIPMDEAIVVDEEDRLVAIGRVMLVAEEMLQMKKGLAVKVREGVRA